In Streptomyces sp. NBC_01408, one DNA window encodes the following:
- a CDS encoding alpha/beta hydrolase, whose amino-acid sequence MDTSRVLRTTGTVIAAAGLLLSGCSSGGSGGLTAAASSGGREDVSPAEPSAAPAALRPYYEQKLSWRDCGVPGFQCATMKAPLDYANPGSGQDVDIAVSRRAATGPGKRLGSLLVNPGGPGGSGIGYLQAYAGIGYPAPVRAQYDMVSFDPRGVARSSPVECLTGPAMDRYTQVDQTPDDTAERALLVAAFKEFAASCQARSSRILPHLSTVDAARDMDVLRAVLGDAKLSYVGASYGTFLGATYAELFPGRVGRLVLDGAMDPSRPAVDLNRDQTAGFETAFTSFAKDCAEQSDCPFGKGDPREVAARLKEFFRKADAQPVPTGDPDRPLGESLATTGVIAALYDESAWPQLREALTAAMDGDGAGLLSLADSYYEREPDGKYANLMYANAAVNCVDQPPAFNGPDAVQTALPSFEKASPVFGAGLAWASLNCAYWPVEATGTAKPLKAQGAPPIVVVGTTRDPATPYKWAQALAGQLDSGILLTYDGDGHTAYGRGSDCIDTSINRYLLEGKPPRDGKKC is encoded by the coding sequence ATGGACACCAGTCGCGTGCTGCGTACCACCGGGACCGTGATCGCAGCCGCAGGGCTGCTGCTCTCCGGGTGCAGTTCGGGCGGGTCCGGGGGACTCACGGCCGCCGCGTCCTCCGGCGGCCGCGAGGACGTGTCCCCGGCCGAGCCGTCCGCCGCCCCCGCCGCGCTCCGCCCCTACTACGAGCAGAAGCTGAGCTGGCGCGACTGCGGTGTCCCCGGGTTCCAGTGCGCCACCATGAAGGCCCCGCTGGACTACGCGAACCCCGGATCGGGCCAGGACGTGGACATCGCGGTGTCCCGCCGCGCCGCCACCGGCCCCGGCAAGCGGCTCGGCTCGCTGCTGGTCAACCCCGGCGGCCCGGGCGGCTCGGGCATCGGGTACCTCCAGGCGTACGCGGGCATCGGCTACCCCGCGCCCGTCCGTGCCCAGTACGACATGGTCTCCTTCGACCCGCGCGGCGTGGCCCGCAGCAGCCCCGTCGAATGCCTGACCGGCCCGGCCATGGACCGGTACACGCAGGTGGACCAGACGCCGGACGACACGGCCGAGCGGGCGCTGCTGGTGGCCGCGTTCAAGGAGTTCGCGGCGTCCTGCCAGGCACGCTCCTCACGGATCCTGCCGCACCTGTCCACCGTCGACGCGGCCCGGGACATGGACGTGCTGCGCGCGGTGCTGGGCGACGCGAAGCTCTCCTACGTCGGAGCCTCGTACGGCACCTTCCTCGGGGCGACCTACGCGGAACTCTTCCCGGGCCGGGTCGGCCGGCTGGTCCTGGACGGCGCCATGGACCCGTCCCGCCCGGCCGTCGACCTGAACCGGGACCAGACGGCGGGCTTCGAGACGGCCTTCACCTCCTTCGCCAAGGACTGTGCGGAGCAGTCCGACTGCCCGTTCGGCAAGGGAGACCCGCGGGAGGTGGCCGCGCGGCTGAAGGAGTTCTTCCGCAAGGCCGATGCCCAGCCCGTACCGACCGGTGATCCGGACCGCCCGCTGGGGGAGTCCCTGGCGACGACCGGGGTGATCGCGGCGCTGTACGACGAGAGCGCCTGGCCGCAGCTGCGCGAGGCGCTCACCGCGGCGATGGACGGCGACGGTGCCGGCCTGCTGAGCCTCGCCGACAGCTACTACGAGCGCGAGCCGGACGGCAAGTATGCCAACCTCATGTACGCGAACGCCGCCGTCAACTGCGTCGACCAGCCCCCCGCCTTCAACGGTCCGGACGCGGTCCAGACCGCCCTGCCGTCCTTCGAGAAGGCCTCCCCGGTCTTCGGCGCGGGCCTGGCCTGGGCCTCGCTGAACTGCGCGTACTGGCCGGTCGAGGCCACGGGCACGGCGAAGCCGCTGAAGGCGCAGGGCGCTCCGCCGATCGTGGTGGTCGGCACCACCCGCGACCCGGCGACCCCGTACAAGTGGGCGCAGGCCCTGGCCGGCCAGCTCGACTCCGGGATCCTGCTCACCTACGACGGCGACGGCCACACGGCGTACGGCCGGGGCAGCGACTGCATCGACACCTCGATCAACCGCTACCTGCTGGAGGGCAAGCCCCCACGGGACGGCAAGAAGTGCTGA
- a CDS encoding CGNR zinc finger domain-containing protein, with product MITHDVQRALDVLVGLLNTAPDVCGREDLSDLAALRGFLARHGIGGPKAPAASDLAAVLRVRCGFRDVLRANSTQAAVVLVNTLISGAGTTPRLTHHDGQGWHLHHFAPQGAPADDLAVDAGMALASVIVAGEWERLRRCAAPGCTRHFLDLSRNRSRRYCDSRTCGNRLHVAAYRTRRRTGPEGMSSAALIETETVVPISGLHAPQSF from the coding sequence ATGATCACCCATGACGTGCAGCGCGCACTGGATGTGCTGGTGGGGCTGCTGAACACCGCACCGGACGTCTGCGGTCGTGAGGACCTCTCGGATCTCGCGGCGCTGCGCGGCTTCTTGGCCCGCCACGGGATCGGCGGGCCGAAGGCGCCGGCCGCGTCCGACCTGGCGGCGGTGCTGCGGGTCCGGTGCGGTTTCCGGGACGTGCTGCGGGCCAACTCGACGCAGGCCGCGGTCGTACTGGTCAACACACTGATCTCGGGGGCCGGAACCACTCCTCGGCTGACCCACCACGACGGGCAGGGTTGGCATCTGCATCACTTCGCCCCCCAAGGCGCCCCGGCCGACGATCTGGCGGTCGACGCGGGTATGGCGCTGGCGTCCGTCATCGTCGCAGGGGAGTGGGAGCGGCTGCGCCGCTGTGCAGCACCCGGTTGCACCCGCCATTTCCTGGATCTGTCGCGGAATCGATCACGGCGTTACTGCGACTCCCGTACCTGCGGAAACCGGCTGCATGTCGCGGCCTATCGGACCAGGCGTCGGACCGGCCCCGAGGGCATGAGCAGTGCGGCCCTTATCGAGACCGAAACCGTCGTCCCGATCTCGGGCCTCCATGCCCCGCAGTCTTTCTGA